In Helicobacter mastomyrinus, a single genomic region encodes these proteins:
- a CDS encoding hydrogenase small subunit: MKTQDAHEELFKKASQRLDELAKLPAHNASKDLIKELESKGFSRRDFMKWSGMMTATLALPATFAPLTAKAAELANRLPVVWLHMAECTGCSESLLRSDAPSIDSLIFDYISLEYHETVMAASGWQAEANLENAIHKYAGEYILMVEGGIPKGSSEFYLTIGAHGRTGAEEARVAAKHAKAIFAIGTCSSFGGVQAAYPNPTNAMPLSEITSRQVINVPGCPPSEKNIVGNVLHFILFGALPTLDAYNRPTWAYGLRIHDLCERRGRFDAGQFVESFGDENAQKGYCLYKVGCKGPYTFNNCSKLRFNQHTSWPIGAGHGCIGCSEPKFWDTMNPFEEPIGNRLYQTNFNGMGADKTADTIGAVILGAAAIGIAAHAIISSTQNAK, translated from the coding sequence ATGAAAACACAAGATGCGCACGAAGAATTGTTTAAAAAAGCCTCTCAAAGGCTTGATGAACTCGCAAAACTTCCCGCCCATAATGCAAGCAAAGATCTCATCAAAGAATTAGAATCTAAAGGATTTTCTCGCCGTGATTTTATGAAATGGTCTGGTATGATGACGGCTACACTTGCTCTGCCTGCGACTTTTGCACCCCTTACTGCAAAAGCTGCTGAACTCGCTAATCGCCTCCCTGTGGTATGGCTACATATGGCAGAATGCACAGGTTGCAGTGAAAGCCTATTGCGAAGCGATGCGCCAAGTATAGATTCTCTCATATTTGACTATATTAGCCTCGAATATCACGAAACGGTTATGGCAGCTTCAGGGTGGCAAGCAGAAGCAAACCTAGAAAATGCTATCCACAAATATGCTGGTGAATATATCCTTATGGTGGAGGGTGGTATCCCTAAAGGTAGCAGCGAGTTTTACCTCACTATTGGCGCACACGGACGCACTGGTGCAGAAGAAGCGCGAGTTGCAGCAAAACACGCAAAAGCAATATTTGCCATTGGCACTTGCTCTAGCTTTGGAGGAGTGCAAGCAGCTTATCCAAACCCCACAAACGCTATGCCTCTAAGCGAAATCACAAGTCGCCAAGTGATTAACGTTCCCGGCTGTCCACCAAGCGAAAAAAATATCGTAGGTAATGTGCTACACTTTATCCTCTTTGGTGCACTCCCTACACTTGATGCTTACAACCGCCCAACTTGGGCGTATGGATTAAGAATCCACGATTTATGCGAACGTAGAGGACGATTTGACGCAGGGCAATTTGTAGAATCTTTTGGCGATGAAAACGCACAAAAAGGCTACTGCCTCTACAAAGTTGGTTGCAAAGGACCTTACACATTTAATAACTGCTCTAAATTAAGATTCAATCAACATACAAGTTGGCCTATCGGTGCAGGACACGGCTGTATAGGCTGCAGTGAGCCGAAGTTTTGGGATACGATGAATCCATTTGAAGAGCCTATCGGCAATCGCCTCTATCAAACCAACTTCAATGGTATGGGTGCAGATAAAACAGCAGATACCATCGGCGCGGTAATACTTGGAGCAGCAGCCATAGGTATCGCTGCACACGCTATTATTAGCTCAACTCAAAATGCAAAGTAA
- a CDS encoding glycosyltransferase family 2 protein gives MATTCMPQIAVIVSCYNYEAFITECLQSILNQNYPYCHIILVDDGSEDNSVQTIQNFCQSQQTKNITLITQSNNGQLGSFMQDCKR, from the coding sequence ATGGCTACTACTTGTATGCCTCAAATTGCAGTCATTGTGAGTTGCTATAATTACGAAGCCTTTATTACAGAATGTCTGCAGTCTATACTTAACCAAAACTATCCATATTGCCATATCATACTCGTAGATGATGGAAGTGAAGATAATTCTGTGCAGACAATACAAAATTTCTGTCAATCACAGCAAACAAAAAATATTACGTTAATCACCCAAAGCAATAATGGGCAGCTAGGAAGCTTTATGCAAGATTGCAAGCGCTAA
- a CDS encoding radical SAM protein: MANKNHPEHPFFTLDKAKEICRIFVEEYGLNSIDIQGGEPTIYPQIFDLIKYCNSIGLKPTLITNLISLANFKHAQKFKEAGIYDFLVSLHGIGENYDKVVGKKDAFDKQIQALENLQ; the protein is encoded by the coding sequence ATTGCCAATAAAAACCATCCAGAACATCCATTTTTCACATTAGATAAAGCCAAAGAAATTTGTAGAATCTTTGTCGAAGAATATGGACTAAATAGCATTGATATTCAGGGTGGTGAACCAACTATCTATCCACAAATTTTTGATCTTATCAAATATTGTAATAGCATTGGGCTTAAACCAACTCTCATCACGAATCTTATTTCTTTAGCAAACTTTAAACACGCACAAAAATTTAAAGAAGCTGGAATTTATGACTTTTTAGTATCCCTACACGGTATAGGTGAAAATTATGACAAAGTCGTAGGCAAAAAAGATGCGTTTGACAAACAAATACAAGCACTAGAAAACCTTCAATAA
- a CDS encoding phosphoethanolamine transferase, with product MSNSPTNPYTESLNVISFKDFYSCGVITAISVPCMLTHYTHKTYTHRNLSLYVNNILDIAQSVGYEVWYLGNNGGKCIGGCDRNIAHKILYPTDSFDGVILPDIQHIIQNAQKRQKHIFIIAHQYGSHGASYVNRYPVDFTYFTPVCTHKELSKCDYEEIVNAYDNTLRYGDWVLAQMIHILQKSSMRSMLWYVSDHGESLGELGQYMHGGLGYNLAPKYQKHIPSIMWFSTQWGQLPNLALNHINTTLNHDYVFHTLLHILGIQTQDYDENLDILKP from the coding sequence ATCTCCAATTCACCCACAAACCCCTATACAGAATCTTTGAATGTGATAAGCTTTAAAGATTTTTATTCCTGCGGCGTCATTACAGCTATTTCTGTGCCTTGTATGCTTACACACTACACACATAAAACCTACACTCATCGCAACTTATCACTCTATGTTAATAATATCCTTGATATTGCTCAAAGTGTGGGTTATGAAGTATGGTATCTAGGTAATAATGGCGGAAAATGTATAGGGGGCTGTGATAGAAACATAGCCCATAAGATTCTCTACCCAACCGATAGTTTTGATGGAGTAATATTGCCAGATATACAGCACATTATACAAAATGCACAAAAAAGACAAAAACATATTTTTATCATCGCACATCAATACGGCTCTCACGGAGCTTCTTATGTAAATCGCTACCCTGTAGATTTTACATATTTTACTCCCGTATGCACACATAAAGAACTCTCAAAATGCGATTATGAAGAAATAGTCAATGCCTATGATAATACTCTGCGCTATGGAGATTGGGTATTGGCACAAATGATACATATTTTACAAAAAAGCTCTATGCGCTCTATGCTGTGGTATGTGAGCGACCATGGGGAGAGTTTAGGGGAATTGGGGCAGTATATGCACGGGGGCTTAGGCTATAATCTTGCACCAAAATATCAAAAGCATATCCCTTCTATTATGTGGTTTAGCACACAATGGGGACAGCTTCCTAACCTCGCTTTAAACCACATAAATACCACTTTAAACCACGATTATGTATTTCATACATTGTTACATATATTGGGGATACAAACGCAAGATTATGATGAGAATCTTGATATTCTTAAGCCATAG
- a CDS encoding anthranilate synthase component II produces the protein MTSPKVLIIDNYDSFTYNVIYLLQECRIEPIIVSNDTVLEAIKKVHFSHLIISPGPSHPLQSGVCLEAIKYFAPTKKILGICLGHQCIAQAFGGEVISLSTPTHAKNARLHFVPNPLFKGVKQGIKVALYHSLYVNKLGECEALGYNDLGVLMVLKAKGYDTYGVQFHPESILQESGKRIMKNFLTLRSSCY, from the coding sequence ATGACATCTCCAAAAGTGCTTATTATCGATAACTATGATTCCTTTACATACAATGTCATATATCTCTTGCAAGAATGCCGCATAGAGCCGATTATTGTGTCTAATGATACAGTCCTTGAAGCTATTAAAAAAGTGCATTTTTCTCACCTTATCATATCGCCCGGTCCTAGCCACCCTTTGCAATCTGGCGTGTGCTTGGAGGCAATCAAGTATTTTGCTCCAACAAAAAAGATTCTAGGGATATGCTTAGGACATCAATGTATCGCCCAAGCCTTTGGCGGAGAGGTTATTTCACTCTCTACCCCCACTCACGCTAAAAATGCAAGATTGCATTTTGTGCCAAATCCTCTATTTAAAGGTGTGAAACAGGGCATAAAAGTAGCTTTGTATCATTCGCTCTATGTAAACAAATTAGGTGAATGTGAGGCACTAGGCTATAATGATTTGGGAGTGCTTATGGTGTTAAAAGCAAAGGGTTATGACACCTATGGCGTGCAGTTCCACCCGGAATCTATTTTGCAAGAGAGCGGCAAACGCATAATGAAAAACTTTCTTACTTTGCGCTCATCGTGTTACTAA
- a CDS encoding 4Fe-4S dicluster domain-containing protein — MKLEARVYSLLNDMQKAILHECDEIVLDFTAFNAKATMVVKPNFVVIGYGELTDEFLSLCINENHGYTLEVSHLLPQDFVGLKGHLGDFTLQFKNANGEIESLQTSQIVSFAPLENCPAYKGVHTPDKYDNAHCMLESLLCLCGERHYTHHIVFEPLTCQYQGRRVFANGKSVCHLCVDICPTMGISSDKDSMLLSLSSVDCIACGKCVSVCPTGSVQRQGDGLESFTYRARLYKGYIPLIVSSLDFESEGFARDFKDLQTLNPLLLPFVLQVPDILNATYLLTLLQESGAPIVLYSTLGEHTHNDIATLNEIYQRIFRQNAIIGSTDSKAIEALQPLMQSHYIYTPTNKENSKDIFSARVSFWIKQESYGKIAMNNSGFLHIDTAKCTLCLSCVEACNTNALINNNASFELLYKASLCTDCGYCVASCAENVLNLESHTLLLEPHSFEYVSIAVDKPFRCVECNKIFATHKSISKIKNMLTPVFAGNALKLKTLECCADCKVKVMFEGAH; from the coding sequence ATGAAATTAGAAGCAAGGGTCTATTCATTGCTTAATGATATGCAAAAGGCGATTTTGCACGAGTGTGATGAGATTGTGCTTGATTTTACCGCATTTAATGCTAAGGCTACTATGGTTGTCAAGCCCAATTTTGTGGTCATAGGCTATGGAGAGTTAACTGATGAGTTTTTATCCCTTTGTATTAATGAAAATCACGGCTATACGCTTGAAGTAAGCCATCTTTTACCTCAAGATTTTGTAGGGCTTAAGGGGCATTTGGGTGATTTCACTTTGCAATTTAAAAATGCTAATGGCGAGATAGAATCTTTGCAAACATCGCAAATCGTATCTTTTGCCCCGCTTGAGAATTGCCCCGCATATAAGGGTGTGCATACGCCCGATAAATATGATAATGCCCATTGTATGCTCGAATCTTTGCTTTGCCTATGCGGTGAGCGGCATTATACTCATCATATAGTCTTTGAACCTTTGACTTGTCAATATCAAGGGCGGAGGGTATTTGCTAATGGTAAGAGCGTGTGCCATTTGTGTGTGGATATTTGCCCTACGATGGGCATTAGCAGCGATAAAGATTCTATGCTTTTGAGCCTCTCATCTGTGGATTGTATCGCTTGTGGTAAGTGTGTGAGCGTATGTCCTACGGGCAGTGTGCAGCGGCAGGGTGATGGATTAGAATCTTTCACATACAGGGCGAGGCTCTATAAGGGATATATCCCGCTTATTGTCTCGTCTTTGGACTTTGAGAGTGAGGGCTTTGCTAGAGATTTTAAGGATCTGCAAACTCTCAATCCTCTGCTGCTTCCTTTTGTTTTGCAAGTGCCTGATATACTAAATGCTACATACTTGCTCACACTTTTGCAGGAGAGTGGCGCACCAATCGTGTTGTATAGCACATTGGGCGAACATACTCATAACGATATAGCAACCTTAAATGAAATCTATCAACGCATTTTTAGGCAAAATGCCATTATTGGCAGCACGGATTCTAAAGCTATCGAGGCATTGCAGCCCCTTATGCAAAGCCATTATATCTATACACCTACAAATAAGGAGAATAGCAAGGATATATTTTCCGCACGAGTATCTTTTTGGATTAAGCAAGAATCCTATGGCAAAATCGCTATGAATAATAGCGGATTTTTGCATATTGATACTGCTAAATGTACTCTATGCCTTAGCTGTGTGGAAGCGTGTAATACTAATGCCTTAATTAATAATAATGCCTCATTTGAGCTACTTTATAAAGCCTCGCTTTGCACAGATTGTGGGTATTGCGTGGCAAGCTGTGCGGAAAATGTCTTAAACTTAGAATCTCACACTTTGCTTTTAGAGCCACATAGCTTTGAATATGTGAGTATTGCTGTTGATAAGCCTTTTAGATGTGTGGAATGCAATAAAATCTTTGCGACACATAAAAGTATTAGCAAAATCAAAAATATGCTCACTCCTGTCTTTGCCGGAAATGCTTTAAAGCTTAAAACTTTGGAGTGTTGCGCGGATTGCAAGGTGAAAGTGATGTTTGAGGGAGCACACTAA
- a CDS encoding molecular chaperone TorD family protein, translating into MAHNVLESIANARALYYDFFAGLFLYELLCKREETLIKQVEILKTHILSENDDTHFEVLANALKTQGIKHIIEEYTTTFILPFTLPSDTDVMPRRRKKGEVFYHNTQIMLYLSHYWEGCLNGKALLKSRELIKQSTFRLDTQGCKESEEHLGFLLLLMRHLVCSQHSEDEKVSWQVLRELVIPLGDFVIEVLQKRENLLYYTHIASLLQSFLNVERNL; encoded by the coding sequence ATGGCGCATAATGTTTTAGAATCTATAGCAAATGCAAGGGCTTTGTATTATGATTTTTTTGCCGGGCTGTTTTTGTATGAGCTATTATGCAAACGCGAGGAGACGCTCATTAAGCAAGTAGAGATATTAAAAACGCATATACTAAGTGAAAATGATGATACACATTTTGAGGTATTGGCAAATGCGCTTAAAACACAAGGCATAAAGCATATTATTGAGGAATACACAACTACATTTATTCTGCCTTTTACCTTGCCTAGCGATACAGATGTGATGCCTAGACGTCGTAAAAAAGGCGAGGTGTTTTATCACAATACGCAAATTATGCTCTATCTCTCGCATTATTGGGAGGGCTGTTTGAATGGTAAAGCTCTGCTTAAATCGCGGGAATTGATTAAACAAAGCACTTTTAGGCTTGATACGCAAGGTTGCAAGGAGAGTGAGGAGCATTTGGGATTCTTATTGCTGTTAATGCGCCATCTTGTGTGTTCGCAGCATAGTGAGGACGAAAAGGTGAGTTGGCAGGTGCTAAGGGAATTAGTCATTCCATTGGGCGATTTTGTGATTGAGGTATTACAAAAGCGTGAGAATCTGCTTTATTATACACATATAGCGAGTTTATTGCAGAGTTTTTTAAATGTAGAGCGTAATCTATAA
- a CDS encoding twin-arginine translocation signal domain-containing protein encodes MSKTQKDIQSRRAFLKRAGVGGVVVAIGSLSLNGCSGEHTQKAVIKGKSKKQEILYRSDTQYWQTYFSVAK; translated from the coding sequence ATGTCAAAAACCCAAAAAGACATACAATCTCGCCGCGCATTTTTAAAACGTGCAGGGGTTGGTGGCGTTGTGGTTGCGATAGGCTCCCTTAGTTTGAATGGTTGTTCAGGCGAACACACACAAAAAGCAGTCATCAAGGGCAAAAGCAAAAAGCAAGAGATTCTATATCGTAGCGATACGCAGTATTGGCAGACATATTTTTCTGTTGCTAAGTAA
- a CDS encoding molybdopterin-dependent oxidoreductase: MSEATNKRNARRSFLKLSALASMAGVSSAFGNEAQSVVRKASEAELKERYPQSKRIKTICTHCSVGCGVIAEVVDGVWVRQEVAQDHPVSQGGHCCKGADLIDRARSETRLRYPLEKVGGKWQRVDYERALDKIAAKLGQIREESGPDAAMFIGSAKCSNEQSYYIRKFAAFFGTNNIDHCARVUHSPTVAGVANTFGYGGMTNHLGDMMFSKYILVIGANPAVNHPVSMVHILRAKENGAKLVCIDPRFTKTAAKCDEFYRIRSGTDIAFAYGLLNHIIAKKLYDENFLKERVYGYEDIIEEAKKFPPEVAADVCGIPADSIRHIAEEMAAAKPASLIWNQGLTQHTVGTSNTRIMPILQMFLGNIGKNGGGVNILRGHDNVQGASDMNNLSDSLPGYYGLGEAAWRHFCKHWGVEYEWMLGRFKDKEMMEKTGFAHSTWKFGVLDDENAANNGGTMLRALVVIGTGMTSVSLLDLQKKAMDKLDLVVFVDPYVNDLAIYSDRSDNLFCLPAASQMETSGSVAATNRSYQWRSKVMEPLFECRPDEEFLFGMAKRLGFLEAYQWRLYDIAKSKGREEFMWPEDATTELTQSIRSIGLQGMSPERLKAHQENWHLFDKVTLEGSGEFAGDYYGLPWPCWSDKHPGTPVMYNDSIPVMRGGMGFRVNWGLNAPDGTSMLVSRSLPNAIYQGGHPPITAANIESFGVKLTAKEKEAIAGSTFALGIGNNILVERALEVGLCPYGNGKARANVWNWYDKIPLHREPLHSVRGDLVDKYPSFPDKTSLFRANIKYRTRQKEKDWVKEFPVNMLSGRLVAHMGTGAETRSAKYLAEVEGEMFVEIHPDKAAELKVKNGDMVWIYGTNGCRILVNAKISTRVDYNSIWLPQNFSGLDQGESRLDYYPEGTKPYVIGESANMISSYGFDYNSACPETKCGLCRIEKA, from the coding sequence ATGAGTGAAGCGACAAATAAGCGCAATGCGAGACGCTCATTTCTCAAGCTCTCTGCATTAGCTTCTATGGCTGGTGTGAGTAGTGCTTTTGGGAATGAAGCACAAAGTGTTGTGAGAAAGGCAAGTGAGGCAGAGCTAAAAGAGCGATACCCTCAGTCTAAGCGTATCAAAACGATATGTACACATTGTTCTGTGGGCTGTGGGGTGATAGCCGAAGTGGTAGATGGCGTATGGGTGCGCCAAGAAGTAGCTCAAGATCACCCTGTCTCTCAAGGCGGACATTGCTGTAAGGGGGCAGACTTGATAGATAGAGCAAGGAGCGAGACGCGATTACGTTACCCATTAGAAAAAGTGGGCGGTAAATGGCAGAGAGTGGATTATGAGAGGGCATTAGATAAGATTGCTGCGAAATTAGGGCAAATCCGCGAGGAAAGCGGACCTGATGCGGCAATGTTCATTGGAAGTGCGAAATGCTCCAATGAGCAGAGCTATTATATCCGTAAATTTGCCGCATTTTTTGGGACAAATAATATCGATCATTGTGCGAGAGTTTGACACAGCCCAACAGTCGCCGGTGTGGCGAATACATTCGGGTATGGTGGTATGACAAACCATCTTGGCGATATGATGTTTTCTAAGTATATCTTGGTTATTGGTGCAAATCCAGCAGTTAATCACCCTGTATCGATGGTGCATATCTTGCGCGCTAAGGAAAATGGCGCAAAGCTTGTGTGTATTGACCCGCGATTTACTAAGACTGCGGCGAAATGCGATGAGTTTTATAGAATCCGCAGTGGAACAGATATAGCCTTTGCTTATGGACTACTTAATCATATCATTGCTAAAAAGCTTTATGATGAGAATTTTCTCAAAGAGCGCGTTTATGGCTATGAGGACATTATCGAGGAGGCAAAGAAATTCCCTCCAGAGGTAGCAGCTGATGTGTGTGGAATCCCAGCAGATTCTATTCGCCATATTGCCGAAGAGATGGCAGCGGCAAAACCGGCGAGTTTAATATGGAATCAAGGCTTGACGCAACATACCGTTGGCACAAGCAATACAAGGATTATGCCTATCTTGCAGATGTTTTTAGGCAATATTGGTAAAAATGGCGGTGGTGTGAATATCTTGCGCGGACACGATAATGTGCAAGGTGCGAGTGATATGAATAATCTCTCTGATTCTCTACCGGGCTATTATGGGCTAGGTGAGGCTGCTTGGCGGCATTTCTGCAAACATTGGGGTGTGGAATATGAATGGATGCTAGGGCGCTTTAAAGATAAGGAGATGATGGAAAAGACAGGCTTTGCGCATTCTACTTGGAAGTTTGGTGTGCTAGATGATGAAAACGCTGCAAATAACGGTGGTACAATGCTACGTGCGTTAGTAGTGATAGGCACAGGTATGACTTCAGTTTCATTACTAGATTTGCAAAAAAAGGCGATGGATAAGCTTGATTTAGTCGTCTTTGTCGATCCTTATGTGAATGACTTGGCTATTTATAGCGATAGGAGCGATAATCTATTCTGCTTACCGGCGGCTTCTCAAATGGAGACAAGCGGCTCTGTGGCAGCGACAAATCGTAGCTATCAATGGCGTTCTAAAGTGATGGAGCCACTTTTTGAATGCCGCCCAGATGAGGAATTTCTCTTTGGTATGGCTAAAAGGCTAGGATTCTTAGAAGCATATCAATGGCGATTGTATGATATTGCTAAGTCAAAGGGCAGGGAGGAGTTTATGTGGCCAGAGGACGCTACCACAGAGCTCACACAAAGTATCCGTAGCATTGGCTTACAGGGTATGAGTCCAGAGAGATTAAAGGCTCATCAAGAAAATTGGCATTTATTTGATAAGGTAACGCTAGAGGGCAGTGGTGAGTTTGCAGGGGATTATTATGGGCTTCCTTGGCCTTGTTGGAGTGATAAACACCCCGGAACGCCTGTAATGTATAATGACAGTATCCCTGTTATGCGCGGTGGAATGGGCTTTAGGGTGAATTGGGGGCTAAATGCACCCGATGGAACTTCAATGCTTGTTTCAAGGAGTTTGCCTAATGCTATTTATCAGGGCGGACACCCTCCTATCACAGCGGCAAATATTGAATCCTTTGGCGTGAAGCTAACTGCTAAAGAAAAAGAGGCGATTGCAGGAAGCACCTTTGCACTTGGTATTGGTAATAATATTTTGGTGGAGAGGGCACTAGAAGTGGGATTGTGTCCTTATGGGAATGGCAAGGCACGGGCAAATGTGTGGAATTGGTATGATAAGATTCCCCTCCATAGGGAGCCTTTGCATTCTGTGCGTGGGGATTTGGTGGATAAATATCCTAGCTTCCCTGATAAGACAAGTCTTTTTAGGGCGAATATCAAATATCGCACTCGGCAAAAGGAAAAAGATTGGGTGAAAGAGTTTCCTGTGAATATGCTAAGTGGTAGGCTTGTGGCACATATGGGGACAGGCGCGGAAACACGAAGCGCGAAATATCTAGCCGAAGTAGAGGGAGAGATGTTTGTGGAGATTCACCCCGATAAAGCCGCAGAGTTGAAAGTCAAAAATGGTGATATGGTGTGGATATATGGGACAAATGGCTGCAGAATCCTTGTAAATGCGAAAATCTCCACACGTGTGGATTATAATAGCATCTGGTTGCCACAAAATTTTTCAGGCTTAGACCAAGGGGAATCGCGCTTAGATTATTACCCTGAGGGGACAAAGCCCTATGTTATTGGTGAATCAGCAAATATGATTTCTAGCTATGGCTTTGACTACAACTCTGCTTGTCCAGAAACAAAATGCGGACTTTGCCGTATTGAAAAAGCATAG
- the fdh3B gene encoding formate dehydrogenase FDH3 subunit beta, with translation MSDTLKQLEGFSRIKFYCDTNRCIECHGCDVACKEAHHLPVGVNRRRVVMLNEGVVGKETAISIACMHCSDAPCAQVCPVDCFYIRADGIVLHDKKTCIGCGYCLYACPFGAPQFPKSNIFGSRGAMDKCTYCAGGPEQTHSTEEYKLYGQNRIAEGKVPMCASMCSTKALLAGGSTEISSIIAHRANMRGEKLPEAVPNIWKSAYND, from the coding sequence ATGAGTGATACATTAAAGCAACTTGAGGGTTTTTCAAGGATTAAATTTTATTGTGATACGAATCGCTGTATCGAATGCCACGGCTGTGATGTGGCGTGTAAGGAGGCTCATCACTTGCCTGTGGGAGTTAATCGCAGACGTGTGGTGATGCTTAACGAAGGTGTGGTAGGCAAAGAGACGGCTATATCTATTGCCTGTATGCACTGCTCTGACGCACCATGTGCGCAAGTGTGTCCTGTGGATTGCTTCTATATCCGCGCTGATGGCATTGTCTTACACGATAAAAAAACCTGCATAGGCTGCGGATATTGCCTCTATGCCTGCCCTTTTGGTGCGCCACAATTCCCGAAATCTAATATCTTTGGCAGTCGTGGGGCTATGGATAAATGCACGTATTGTGCGGGAGGACCGGAGCAAACCCATAGCACAGAGGAATATAAACTCTATGGGCAAAATCGTATCGCAGAGGGTAAAGTGCCTATGTGTGCTTCTATGTGCTCTACTAAGGCGCTTTTAGCCGGTGGAAGCACAGAAATATCAAGTATCATCGCACATCGTGCAAATATGCGAGGAGAGAAACTCCCTGAAGCTGTGCCTAATATATGGAAAAGCGCGTATAATGACTAA
- a CDS encoding formate dehydrogenase subunit gamma, whose product MKSMLRILLYAIVLNVFAWGATHADPSEPRENGKQYAEVIEGNDTLIQKSERANPHLYGGPEIEAIKTWGLDSPDSVGLGELFTLLQGQYFALIFLLIVIFVPMAFFGHYKLIGQRHYKHGNFLLVFTRYNIIVHWCAAVPFVVLCLTGLMMVFGDKLGGGWLIRFARDLHGFATIFFAIFGTLMFCMWVKDCLFRIYDIKWMMILGGYLDKVNREIPAHKFNAGQKMWFWVATLGGAVMVVSGAIMYFQGAGINTLRLMAIVHNVMGFAVIALLITHIYMAVFAIEGALEAIINGKMGEEEVSMLHSLYYKDLQAQGKLDSMRVAHY is encoded by the coding sequence ATGAAAAGTATGTTAAGAATCTTATTATATGCCATAGTGCTTAATGTCTTTGCTTGGGGTGCTACACACGCTGATCCTAGTGAGCCACGAGAGAATGGCAAACAATATGCAGAAGTGATAGAGGGTAATGATACGCTTATTCAAAAGAGTGAGAGAGCAAATCCGCACTTGTATGGCGGACCAGAGATAGAGGCTATTAAGACTTGGGGATTAGATTCCCCAGATTCTGTGGGATTAGGAGAGCTTTTTACACTGCTGCAAGGGCAGTATTTTGCGCTCATTTTCTTACTTATAGTTATCTTTGTGCCAATGGCTTTTTTTGGACATTATAAGCTTATAGGGCAGCGGCATTATAAGCACGGGAACTTTTTACTCGTTTTTACACGTTATAACATCATCGTGCATTGGTGTGCTGCTGTGCCTTTTGTGGTTCTATGCCTCACAGGCTTGATGATGGTATTTGGTGATAAACTTGGCGGAGGGTGGCTTATCCGCTTTGCTAGGGATCTGCACGGCTTTGCCACAATATTTTTTGCGATATTTGGGACATTAATGTTTTGTATGTGGGTGAAAGATTGTCTATTTAGAATTTATGATATTAAGTGGATGATGATACTTGGAGGCTATTTAGATAAAGTAAATCGTGAGATTCCCGCGCATAAGTTTAATGCAGGGCAAAAAATGTGGTTTTGGGTGGCGACACTTGGCGGTGCGGTAATGGTAGTAAGCGGTGCGATAATGTATTTTCAAGGTGCAGGTATTAATACATTGCGTCTTATGGCAATCGTGCATAATGTAATGGGCTTTGCGGTGATTGCGCTTTTGATTACGCATATTTATATGGCGGTATTTGCAATTGAGGGGGCATTAGAGGCTATCATTAATGGTAAGATGGGCGAGGAGGAAGTCTCTATGCTCCATAGCTTGTATTATAAAGATTTGCAGGCTCAAGGGAAGCTTGATTCTATGCGGGTAGCTCATTATTAG